In Miscanthus floridulus cultivar M001 chromosome 8, ASM1932011v1, whole genome shotgun sequence, the sequence TCCTCCTCCAATCAAGCAAAGCTGCAACGAAAGAAAACACTGCATTTGGCGGCAGAATTTGAACGCTCCTCCTCCCAGCCACCGTCACCATGGCGACGCCTCCGCTCTCCTCCGTTTCCACTCACCACCGtgccccaccaccatggccgccTCCCAAGACTGCTACCAGCCCGCGAACAACCTTTCGGTGTAGCGTGCTGGCGCCACCGGCCGGTCAAGTTCTAGAGGCGGCCACCGCTGCTCCAAGTTCAAGGAACCCGCCCATTCGGGTCCTGAGCTCCGACGTGAACCTGCAAATCCAGCGCCTCTGTCAGGCGGGTGACCTCGCGGCCGCTTTGAGGTTGCTGGGCTCTGACGGCGGCGTCGATGTGCGGAGCTACTGCGCGGTCGTTCAGCTCTGCGGGGAGGAGCGGTCGTTGGAGGCTGCGAGGAGAGCACATGCCTTGGTTCGTGCTGGAACGGGTGGAATCGGGAGCGTCCTTGGGAAGAGGTTAGTGCTAGCGTACCTGAAATGCGGCGACCTGGGCGGGGCAAGGacggtgtttgatgaaatgcctccTCAAGTCGCTGATGTCCGTGTCTGGACTTCGCTGATGAGCGCGTACGCGAAGGCCGGTGATTTCCAGGAAGGCGTTTCGCTGTTCAGGCAGATGCAGTGCTGCGGGGTTAGTCCGGATGCGCATGCTGTTTCCTGTGTCCTCAAGTGCATCGCTAGTTTGGGCAGCATCATGGAAGGCGAGGTGATTCATGGATTACTTGAGAAGTTGGGTCTTGGGGAAGCATGTGCGGTTGCAAATGCTCTGATTGCGTTGTACTCAAGGTGTGGACGGATGGAGGATGCGGTGCAGGTGTTTGACAGTATGCATCCCCGGGATGCCATCTCTTGGAATTCTATGATCAGTGGATGCTTTTCAAATGGATGGCATGATAGGGCCGTTGACCTTTTCAGCAAAATGTGGTCTGAAGGTATGGAGACCAGTTCAGTGACAGTGCTCAGTGTTTTGCCTGCTTGTGCGGAATTAGGTTATGACATTGTTGGAAAAGCGGTGCATGGATACTCCATGAAATCTGGATTACTTTGGGACCTTGAATCTGTACAAAGTGGAATAGATGACCCTCTTGGATCCAAATTGGTAGTCATGTACGTGAAATGTGGTGACATGGGCTCTGCAAGAAAGGTGTTTGATGCAATGTCCTCAAAAGGTAATGTGCATGTATGGAATCTGATAATGGGCGGGTATGCAAAGACTGGTGAATTTGAAGAAACTCTCTCGCTTTTTGAGCAAATGCATGAACTTGGAATTACCCCAGATGAACATGCCATTTCTTGCCTTCTGAAGTGTATCACTTGTTTGTCTTGTGTCAGGGATGGCTTGGTGGCTCATGGATATCTAGTCAAATTGGGTTTCGGGGCACAGTGTGCGGTTTGCAATGCACTGATATCATTCTATGCAAAATCCAACATGATTGACGATGCAGTCTTGGTGTTCAATAGAATGCCTCATCAAGATACCATTTCTTGGAATTCTGTGATCAGTGGATACACTTCCAATGGATTAAACAGTGAAGCTATTGAGTTGTTCATAAGAATGTGGATGCAAGGACACGAGCTGGACTCAACTACATTGCTAAGTGTTTTGCCAGCTTGTGCGCGGTCACGCTATTGGTTTGTAGGAAGGGTGGTTCATGGTTACTCGATCAAAACTGGATTGATTGAGGAGACGTCTCTTGCAAATGCTCTTCTTGATATGTACTCAAATTGTTCAGATTGGCATAGCACCAATCAGATATTCAGAAGCATGGCTCAAAAAAATGTGGTGTCTTGGACAGCGATGATCACAAGTTATACCAGGGCTGGGCTGTTTGACAAAGTGTCTGGGTTACTTCAAGAGATGGTATTAGATGGTATCAAACCTGATGTCTTTGCAGTCACGAGTGCCCTTCATGCTTTTGCTGGTGACGAATCTTTGAAACAAGGCAAATCTGTCCATGGGTACGCCATCATAAATGGAATGGAGAAGCTTCTTCCTGTTGCAAATGCACTTATGGAGATGTATGTGAAATGCAGGAATATGGAAGAAGCACAGTTGGTTTTTGACCATGTGACGAATAAGGATATAATCTCATGGAATACACTCATAGGAGGTTACTCCAGAAATAATTTTGCCAATGAATCCTTCAGTTTGTTCAGTGACATGTTGCTCAAATTCAGACCCAATGCAGTGACCATGACCTGCATCCTTCCTGCTGTTGCAAGCATTTCATCCTTGGAGCGAGGCAGGGAGATACATGCTTATGCACTTCGAAGAGGATTTCTGGAAGATAATTATACATCCAATGCTCTTGTGGACATGTATGTTAAATGTGGTGCGTTACTGGTAGCTCGAGTTTTGTTTGACCGGTTGACTAACAAGAACCTCATATCATGGACCATCATGATTGCTGGATATGGCATGCATGGTTGTGGAAAAGATGCTGTTGCCCTCTTTGAGCAGATGAGAGGCAATGGTGTTGAGCCAGACGCGGCCTCTTTCAGTGCCATATTGTATGCTTGCTGCCATTCTGGTCTTACAGCTGAGGGGTGGAAATTCTTCAATGCTATGCGAAAGGAATACAAAATAGAGCCCAAACTGAAGCACTACACCTGTATTGTTGACCTGCTTAGCCGTACCGGAAATCTGAAGGAGGCTTTTGAGTTCATCGAGTCAATGCCGATTGAACCTGATTCAAGCATTTGGGTATCATTGCTGCACGGATGTAGAATTCACAGGGATGTCAAGCTTGCGGAGAAGGTAGCAGACAGGGTCTTCAAGCTGGAACCTGAGAACACAGGGTACTATGTTCTTCTTGCCAACATCTATGCTGAGGCTGAGAGATGGGAGGCTGTCAAGAAACTCAAGAACAAGATTGGTGGTCGAGGGCTCCGTGAGAACACTGGCTGCAGTTGGATTGAGGTCAGGGGCAAGGTTCATGTCTTTATCGCAGATAACCGGAATCACACACAATGGGACAGGATTGCAGAGTTTCTGGATGATGTTGCCACAAGGATGTGGGGAGAAGGCCATGGTCCTAAGAAAAAGTATGCTCTGATGGGTGCCAATGATGCAGTGCATGACGAGGCACTATGTGGGCACAGCTCAAAGCTCGCTGTCGCATTCGGTGTGCTGAATTTACCGGAAGGGCGGCCAATCCGTGTGACAAAGAACTCAAAAGTCTGCAGTCACTGCCATGAGGCTGCCAAGTTCATATCCAAGATGTGCAACAGAGATATCATTCTGAGAGATTCAAGCAGGTTCCATCATTTTGAAGGAGGCAGGTGTTCTTGCAGAGGGTACTTCTGAAAGAAACATCAGTCATGTAACTGTGGTTTTGTTTGTTCATTGGCAGAGAGCACATTTAATTCTACTAGCAGTTCTAGCACCACCATATAGCCTTATAAAGATGAAGAGATGATATTAAAACGATGAGGGAAGAGACCTTTAGAAGGTAACAATTTTGTATGTTCAGGAAATAGAAGCTACTGTCCATAGAAATGTAAAGAaatttaaaatatatatataagcatTTTGGCATCTTTTACTGAAAATATTGTTACAAGCAATCTGCATTTGCCATGGTAATTAAAATCCTTCCTGCAACTGTAGCTTGCAAATGTGGGAAGAGGCCTGAGAGAATATTGTtctagcagctgatgatgattGACTTATTTggaatttttcatccaaaggggTGTACAGTTCAGTTGTTATACAACATTGTTAATTGCAGAGGTAATGGCAATGTACTTACCTGCTATCTGGAAAACTAACATTCCTTCTTTGGTTGATATGTTTTTTATGTCAATCTCTCAATTAGACAACCCATCTTTTCATTGTGTGTGTAAAGCTGAATTAGTTGAACATGTATTGCACTGCTCAGTAGAGACAATCTGGGTAAGAGATGAAAAGTAGACGATGGTTGTTTTGTGCTCAAGACCTGACTGAAGTAGAATCTATAGCCCACATTTTCTTTGACTGTGTTGTAGTGACAACAGATGTGGGAGTTCTGAAGTTCTTGGATCTAGAGTGTTTTAGAACTCTGAATATGTAGCGAAATTGTAGCTTTGCTATATTAGGCAGTTGTGAGTACGATTAATTTGGCAGCCTTATGGGAGCTGTCGAAACGAAGGAATGAATGTTTTCAGGACAAAAGGTGGAGATGTATGGAGTTGGTTTAGGGAAGATCCTATATATGTTAAAGAATTGGAGCGTGCTCTGTCGCACTTTCTCTATGGATGCTCTTGTGGCAGCCAGGCAGCTATCACCAAGTTGTAGCAAACAGCATAGAAGCCAGGAATACTAACAGTGATACAACGTCAGCAAATTGATGGAGGTGATGCTGCTTTAAGATTAAAGACCTGAAAATTGAGAAGCTATGCACCCTCTGCTGATCTTGATGTCTGTCTTCAACTACAAGATTAATGGTAGAGGACCTAGAACAAACGAGAGCAGTCAGGCTCGGCGACCTCTCGCAGCAGCCTGGGAGAACGATGCCAAGTCTCTGAAGGTTGTAAGagtttggtgatgaagatgtaaTGGTTCCATCTTTTTATGCTGGTGCTGTAGAGATGGTCATCCTGTGAATGTTGTAAACACTTGAAGTGCCCTTTTGCTAATGCAAATGAGACTGGGGCTTTGCCCTATATTTGAAAAAAAGGTACAAAGATACCATCACTATTTTGATAAGTTGTGCTCAGCAAatgaaatttcataccatttattgCGAACATTACTCGGTGACTGTCAGAACTATCATGGTATCAGCACATAGACCTGCTTATAAAGCACAAAAGGTGCTGCTATTTTGCTGAAACTCAAAAGGCCTATGAGAAGTGGAAAAttacaacaaatcagcaacaATACTGCATACCTATCCTGAAGAGAACAGTGCATTTGATATTTATGAATCTGAAGGTAACTAACAGTGTGCAGAATCAGGGTTGTTACAGTTTTAGGTTTCTGCCGGTGAAGTTCAGCTAGTACAGTTTCAGATTATGCTCATACAGGTGACAATATGAAGCCCAGCGCACCAATTATATTTCTGTGCCTCTGATTAGGCTCTTTGTGAGCAAGGCAACAAGCTCATCACCTCTTAACCGCAGCCACCCCACCACCACCGTCCACCACAGTGCAGTGTTGGAACTGAACGCATATATATTAGTGCATTTCGTGAAGTCAGGCAGATCGTTTCAGATGGGTTATCATGCGAGAGGTCGCTTTTCACAAGACGAAAATAAACATGGGCCGAGCCCATAGAACTCGCCGGCCCATGGGTTTCGtcccttcctctacctctccggCTCTCCCCATTTATTCCTCCACTATCCACTCCCATGCCCGTCCCTCTCAAGGCTAAAAACTTCGCGTTCCTGATCCCCCGCCGGTCGCATCGCGTCGTACCAACAGCTCCGCGAAGGGGAAGGCGAGTGGGGAGCGGAGATGGTGGTGCGGATCCGGCTGGCGCGGTTCGGCTGCCGGAACAGGCCCTTCTACCGGCTGATGGCCGCCGACAGCCGCTCCCCGCGCGACGGCAAGCACCTCGAGGTCCTCGGATACTACAACCCAATCCCCGGTATCGTCCGAGCCTAATTCATTGCGCCTCCCATCAGTTCGTTCTTTGTATTATCTGGTGCCTGTTCCGGTGATCGGATTGGACGATTTCGTGGCGGTTTTTACAGAGGTTGAGGATGTTTTCTATCTCAGGAAGctctagtac encodes:
- the LOC136476891 gene encoding pentatricopeptide repeat-containing protein DOT4, chloroplastic, which gives rise to MATPPLSSVSTHHRAPPPWPPPKTATSPRTTFRCSVLAPPAGQVLEAATAAPSSRNPPIRVLSSDVNLQIQRLCQAGDLAAALRLLGSDGGVDVRSYCAVVQLCGEERSLEAARRAHALVRAGTGGIGSVLGKRLVLAYLKCGDLGGARTVFDEMPPQVADVRVWTSLMSAYAKAGDFQEGVSLFRQMQCCGVSPDAHAVSCVLKCIASLGSIMEGEVIHGLLEKLGLGEACAVANALIALYSRCGRMEDAVQVFDSMHPRDAISWNSMISGCFSNGWHDRAVDLFSKMWSEGMETSSVTVLSVLPACAELGYDIVGKAVHGYSMKSGLLWDLESVQSGIDDPLGSKLVVMYVKCGDMGSARKVFDAMSSKGNVHVWNLIMGGYAKTGEFEETLSLFEQMHELGITPDEHAISCLLKCITCLSCVRDGLVAHGYLVKLGFGAQCAVCNALISFYAKSNMIDDAVLVFNRMPHQDTISWNSVISGYTSNGLNSEAIELFIRMWMQGHELDSTTLLSVLPACARSRYWFVGRVVHGYSIKTGLIEETSLANALLDMYSNCSDWHSTNQIFRSMAQKNVVSWTAMITSYTRAGLFDKVSGLLQEMVLDGIKPDVFAVTSALHAFAGDESLKQGKSVHGYAIINGMEKLLPVANALMEMYVKCRNMEEAQLVFDHVTNKDIISWNTLIGGYSRNNFANESFSLFSDMLLKFRPNAVTMTCILPAVASISSLERGREIHAYALRRGFLEDNYTSNALVDMYVKCGALLVARVLFDRLTNKNLISWTIMIAGYGMHGCGKDAVALFEQMRGNGVEPDAASFSAILYACCHSGLTAEGWKFFNAMRKEYKIEPKLKHYTCIVDLLSRTGNLKEAFEFIESMPIEPDSSIWVSLLHGCRIHRDVKLAEKVADRVFKLEPENTGYYVLLANIYAEAERWEAVKKLKNKIGGRGLRENTGCSWIEVRGKVHVFIADNRNHTQWDRIAEFLDDVATRMWGEGHGPKKKYALMGANDAVHDEALCGHSSKLAVAFGVLNLPEGRPIRVTKNSKVCSHCHEAAKFISKMCNRDIILRDSSRFHHFEGGRCSCRGYF